A genomic stretch from Desulfatitalea tepidiphila includes:
- a CDS encoding phosphate ABC transporter substrate-binding protein, giving the protein MFFSIPLLFFASMPVTHADPLAAFEGMKGEIKISGGTAHIPVMKAAAKAIMSANPEVRISIAGGGSGVGIKQVGEGLVDIGNSGRQPTEGEVSKYGLKMFKWAIDGVAVVVHPQNGVKALTESQLKEIFSGKISNWKLLGGPDKAINLYTRDAASGTREVFWQKALGKGEILDKANVVVSNGAMKAAISNDPYGIGYVSVGHIDDSVSAVALDGVAPTMESVLSGDYPVARGLFSNTKGDPGPLTQSFLDFLFSPAGQAIVRDSGFIPVK; this is encoded by the coding sequence TGCCGATCCGCTGGCCGCTTTCGAGGGCATGAAGGGCGAGATCAAGATTTCCGGAGGCACGGCCCACATCCCGGTGATGAAGGCGGCTGCCAAGGCGATCATGAGCGCGAATCCTGAGGTCCGCATCAGCATTGCCGGCGGCGGTTCGGGGGTGGGGATCAAGCAGGTGGGCGAAGGGTTGGTCGATATCGGCAACTCGGGACGCCAACCCACCGAAGGTGAGGTGAGCAAGTACGGTCTCAAGATGTTCAAATGGGCCATCGATGGGGTTGCCGTGGTGGTGCATCCCCAAAACGGCGTGAAAGCGTTGACCGAGTCGCAGCTCAAGGAGATATTCAGCGGAAAGATTTCCAATTGGAAGCTTCTCGGCGGACCGGACAAGGCGATTAACCTCTACACCCGCGATGCTGCCAGCGGGACCCGTGAAGTTTTCTGGCAAAAGGCGCTCGGCAAGGGAGAAATTTTAGATAAAGCCAATGTCGTGGTCTCCAACGGCGCCATGAAAGCGGCCATTTCCAATGATCCCTATGGCATCGGTTATGTCTCCGTGGGGCATATCGATGACAGCGTGTCGGCGGTGGCGCTGGACGGTGTGGCGCCCACGATGGAGAGCGTCCTGAGCGGCGACTATCCGGTCGCACGTGGACTTTTCAGTAACACCAAGGGCGATCCCGGTCCATTGACCCAATCTTTTTTGGATTTTCTTTTCAGCCCCGCAGGACAGGCCATCGTCCGTGACAGTGGATTCATTCCCGTGAAATGA